The proteins below are encoded in one region of Tiliqua scincoides isolate rTilSci1 chromosome 7, rTilSci1.hap2, whole genome shotgun sequence:
- the MRTFA gene encoding myocardin-related transcription factor A isoform X2 → MPPLKSPAAFHEQRRSLERARTEDYLKRKIRSRPERSELVRMHILEETSAEPSLQAKQLKLKRARLADDLNEKIAQRPGPMELVEKNILPVESSLKEAIIGQVNYPKVADNSSFDEDSSDALSPEQPASHESQGSVPSPMEARIGESLPIPTVASPAPVVCQLKISGDFSETAFLPEQPLTPLPPRPPVPPNLTNGIATPAAKPLPTLIKQSQSKSSCEKSQRSKKSKEPKPKVKKLKYHQYIPPDQKQDKGAPPMDSSYAKILQQQQLFLQLQILNQQQQQHYNYQTILPAPPKPPGEQQSSSAAPSMRSLSTAAGSTSSVSSISNGLMRQNSNAPVSKPGALPANLDDMKVAELKQELKLRALPVSGTKTDLIERLKAYQEHNGTAGRTATAPKSNTAILPKAAEVVVAFPATRLGAGPALVSTGLASAEVVVATVTGSGLMKFGSTGSTPPVSPTPSERSLMSAGDENSTSGDAFGEMVTSPLTQLSLQTSPVQFLVKEESSKATACSPNPVLRAESCISNRQDMEVKDKDQMLQEKDKQIEELTRMLKQKQQLVELLKLQLQQEKRSRQPLSAMAAGEEGTAPVPEPPNTGTQVKSEKGFLSCQSTGQRNCQTDQLKPSETTSQMDTSDSSSVPKNAVMVKQEVPTAETEPSCQTSRFFLGHQGGGFSDLIKGVPPPTLITDSAGTHIVLTVTNQNAERQSLSPPEKVGSGSLLLKRVSSPPTKASIQQPVGSSQSSLQQPPGEPIKKGQKPSLQVATGQLPQTVLSFSAPPNLQPFFLNGFHKGSLKSSIPGKTGPPNVPKKLLSQPGSPAPPSLSQMDLEQQNPSCYGTPSPLSLPASSVLMKEPPGYEEAVKQQPKSSEENGCSSQQMDDLFDILIEHGEISGQFKEQSSPARKDTTSSPRCLSPSNSHHSSELPPQVSLGHSSSVNPIPPGRLEDFLESSTGLPLLTAGPEGPEPLSLIDLYSEMLSSSAILDHPSSPMDTSELHFAPEPSGGPSLDLLLAEANLDSMDWLELSGGPVMSLTPLSTATPSLFSTDFLDGHDLQLHWDSCL, encoded by the exons CTCTGAAAAGTCCAGCTGCATTTCATGAACAAAGGAGGAGTTTGGAACGGGCAAGG ACAGAAGACTATCTGAAACGGAAGATCCGGTCCCGACCAGAGAGATCAGAGTTAGTGAGGATGCACATTCTTGAAG AAACATCTGCTGAACCTTCCCTACAGGCCAAGCAGCTGAAGTTGAAACGAGCCAGACTCGCCGATGATCTCAATGAGAAGATTGCCCAGAGGCCTGGTCCGATGGAGTTGGTAGAGAAGAACATTCTGCCTGTGGAATCCAGCCTAAAGGAAGCTATCATTG GACAAGTGAACTACCCAAAGGTGGCAGATAATTCTTCCTTTGATGAGGACAGCAGTGATGCCCTCTCCCCAGAGCAACCGGCCAGCCATGAATCCCAAGGGTCTGTGCCGTCTCCTATGGAAGCTCGGATTGGCGAATCACTTCCCATCCCCACAGTGGCATCCCCTGCTCCG GTTGTGTGTCAGCTGAAAATCAGTGGAGACTTCAGTGAAACAGCTTTCCTGCCTGAGCAGCCACTAACTCCCCTCCCACCGCGACCTCCGGTGCCTCCTAATCTCACGAACGGAATTGCTACTCCTGCTGCCAAACCACTTCCAACGCTTATTAAG CAAAGCCAATCCAAATCTTCATGTGAGAAATCCCAGCGCAGCAAAAAATCCAAGGAGCCAAAGCCAAAAGTCAAGAAGCTGAAATATCACCAGTATATCCCACCGGACCAAAAGCAAGACAAAGGAGCTCCTCCCATGGATTCCTCTTATGCCAAAAtcttgcagcaacagcagctcttCTTGCAGCTCCAGATTCTgaatcagcaacagcagcagcactacaATTATCAGACCATCCTGCCAGCTCCACCAAA GCCTCCAGGAGAGCAGCAGAGTAGCAGTGCCGCCCCATCTATGCGTAGTCTCTCTACTGCTGCGGGCAGCACCTCTTCTGTGTCTTCCATTTCTAATGGGTTGATGCGACAAAACAGCAATGCCCCAGTGAGCAAGCCAGGAGCACTTCCTGCTAACCTGGATGATATGAAG GTGGCAGAGTTGAAGCAAGAGTTGAAGTTGAGGGCCCTTCCTGTATCGGGTACCAAGACGGATTTAATTGAGCGCCTAAAGGCTTACCAGGAACATAATGGTACAGCAGGTCGAACAGCCACTGCTCCAAAGTCCAACACAGCAATTCTCCCAAAGGCTGCTGAAGTGGTGGTAGCCTTCCCTGCCACAAGGTTGGGTGCAGGGCCTGCGTTGGTCAGTACTGGCCTTGCTTCAGCAGAGGTGGTTGTGGCCACAGTCACTGGCAGTGGCTTGATGAAGTTTGGGAGCACAGGCTCAACTCCTCCTGTCTCGCCTACCCCTTCTGAACGCTCACTGATGAGTGCTGGGGATGAAAATTCAACCAGTGGAGATGCTTTTGGGGAGATGGTGACCTCTCCCCTGACTCAGCTCAGTCTGCAAACATCACCAGTGCAATTTTTGGTGAAGGAAGAAAGTTCCAAAGCCACCGCCTGTAGCCCAAATCCTGTGTTGAGAGCAGAGTCCTGCATCAGCAACAGGCAAGATATGGAGGTCAAGGATAAAGATCAGATGTTGCAGGAGAAAGACAAGCAGATTGAGGAACTCACACGCATGTTGAAACAGAAGCAACAGCTGGTGGAGCTGCTGAAGCTGCAGTTGCAACAAGAAAAACGATCTCGGCAGCCATTGTCAGCCATGGCTGCTGGTGAAGagggcacagctccagtccctgaGCCACCAAATACTGGCACTCAAGTTAAGAGTGAAAAGGGCTTTTTGAGTTGCCAATCTACAGGGCAGCGCAACTGCCAAACTGACCAATTAAAACCATCAGAGACCACTAGCCAAATGGACACCTCAGATTCAAGCTCAGTGCCAAAGAATGCCGTGATGGTGAAGCAGGAGGTGCCAACAGCTGAAACTGAGCCGTCATGCCAGACCTCACGTTTTTTTCTTGGTCATCAGGGTGGAGGCTTCAGTGACCTCATCAAAGGAGTCCCTCCCCCAACCCTCATCACAGATTCCGCTGGCACTCACATTGTCCTCACTGTGACCAATCAGAATGcggagaggcagagcctctccccTCCGGAGAAAGTGGGGAGTGGTTCCTTGCTGTTGAAG aGAGTATCCTCACCACCTACGAAAGCATCCATCCAGCAACCTGTAGGCAGCTCCCAGTCTTCTCTGCAGCAGCCACCAGGCGAGCCTATCAAGAAG GGTCAGAAACCAAGTCTGCAGGTGGCCACTGGGCAGCTGCCCCAAACAGTCTTGTCTTTCTCTGCACCTCCTAACCTGCAGCCTTTCTTCCTGAATGGCTTCCACAAAGGATCCCTGAAATCCAGCATTCCTGGCAAAACTGGCCCTCCTAATGTGCCGAAAAAG CTTCTGTCTCAACCAGGCTCTCCAGCTCCTCCATCACTATCCCAAATGGATCTGGAACAGCAGAATCCTTCCTGCTATGGTACTCCATCACCACTGTCTCTCCCTGCCTCTTCAGTATTGATGAAAGAACCCCCAGGTTATGAAGAGGCTGTGAAGCAGCAACCAAAATCCTCTGAG GAGAATGGCTGCTCAAGTCAACAGATGGATGACCTATTTGACATTTTAATTGAGCATGGAG AGATTTCAGGGCAATTTAAGGAGCAGTCCTCCCCAGCAAGGAAAGACACGACTTCTTCTCCCAGGTGCCTTTCTCCGTCCAACAGCCACCATTCGTCAGAGCTTCCCCCGCAGGTGTCTCTGGGCCACAGTAGCTCAGTGAATCCCATCCCACCGGGAAGGCTGGAAGACTTCTTGGAGAGCAGCACTGGCCTCCCCTTGCTGACAGCTGGCCCTGAGGGACCTGAGCCTCTGTCCCTTATTGACCTCTACAGTGAGATGCTAAGCAGTTCAGCTATCCTGGACCACCCATCTTCGCCTATGGACACGTCAGAATTGCACTTTGCCCCTGAGCCTAGTGGGGGACCAAGTCTGGACCTGTTGTTGGCAGAAGCTAACCTGGACAGCATGGATTGGTTGGAGCTGTCAGGAGGGCCAGTGATGAGCCTCACCCCTCTCAGTACTGCAACGCCTAGCCTCTTTTCAACAGACTTCCTTGATGGGCATGatctgcagctgcactgggactCTTGCTTATAG
- the MRTFA gene encoding myocardin-related transcription factor A isoform X1, translating to MPPLKSPAAFHEQRRSLERARTEDYLKRKIRSRPERSELVRMHILEETSAEPSLQAKQLKLKRARLADDLNEKIAQRPGPMELVEKNILPVESSLKEAIIVGQVNYPKVADNSSFDEDSSDALSPEQPASHESQGSVPSPMEARIGESLPIPTVASPAPVVCQLKISGDFSETAFLPEQPLTPLPPRPPVPPNLTNGIATPAAKPLPTLIKQSQSKSSCEKSQRSKKSKEPKPKVKKLKYHQYIPPDQKQDKGAPPMDSSYAKILQQQQLFLQLQILNQQQQQHYNYQTILPAPPKPPGEQQSSSAAPSMRSLSTAAGSTSSVSSISNGLMRQNSNAPVSKPGALPANLDDMKVAELKQELKLRALPVSGTKTDLIERLKAYQEHNGTAGRTATAPKSNTAILPKAAEVVVAFPATRLGAGPALVSTGLASAEVVVATVTGSGLMKFGSTGSTPPVSPTPSERSLMSAGDENSTSGDAFGEMVTSPLTQLSLQTSPVQFLVKEESSKATACSPNPVLRAESCISNRQDMEVKDKDQMLQEKDKQIEELTRMLKQKQQLVELLKLQLQQEKRSRQPLSAMAAGEEGTAPVPEPPNTGTQVKSEKGFLSCQSTGQRNCQTDQLKPSETTSQMDTSDSSSVPKNAVMVKQEVPTAETEPSCQTSRFFLGHQGGGFSDLIKGVPPPTLITDSAGTHIVLTVTNQNAERQSLSPPEKVGSGSLLLKRVSSPPTKASIQQPVGSSQSSLQQPPGEPIKKGQKPSLQVATGQLPQTVLSFSAPPNLQPFFLNGFHKGSLKSSIPGKTGPPNVPKKLLSQPGSPAPPSLSQMDLEQQNPSCYGTPSPLSLPASSVLMKEPPGYEEAVKQQPKSSEENGCSSQQMDDLFDILIEHGEISGQFKEQSSPARKDTTSSPRCLSPSNSHHSSELPPQVSLGHSSSVNPIPPGRLEDFLESSTGLPLLTAGPEGPEPLSLIDLYSEMLSSSAILDHPSSPMDTSELHFAPEPSGGPSLDLLLAEANLDSMDWLELSGGPVMSLTPLSTATPSLFSTDFLDGHDLQLHWDSCL from the exons CTCTGAAAAGTCCAGCTGCATTTCATGAACAAAGGAGGAGTTTGGAACGGGCAAGG ACAGAAGACTATCTGAAACGGAAGATCCGGTCCCGACCAGAGAGATCAGAGTTAGTGAGGATGCACATTCTTGAAG AAACATCTGCTGAACCTTCCCTACAGGCCAAGCAGCTGAAGTTGAAACGAGCCAGACTCGCCGATGATCTCAATGAGAAGATTGCCCAGAGGCCTGGTCCGATGGAGTTGGTAGAGAAGAACATTCTGCCTGTGGAATCCAGCCTAAAGGAAGCTATCATTG TAGGACAAGTGAACTACCCAAAGGTGGCAGATAATTCTTCCTTTGATGAGGACAGCAGTGATGCCCTCTCCCCAGAGCAACCGGCCAGCCATGAATCCCAAGGGTCTGTGCCGTCTCCTATGGAAGCTCGGATTGGCGAATCACTTCCCATCCCCACAGTGGCATCCCCTGCTCCG GTTGTGTGTCAGCTGAAAATCAGTGGAGACTTCAGTGAAACAGCTTTCCTGCCTGAGCAGCCACTAACTCCCCTCCCACCGCGACCTCCGGTGCCTCCTAATCTCACGAACGGAATTGCTACTCCTGCTGCCAAACCACTTCCAACGCTTATTAAG CAAAGCCAATCCAAATCTTCATGTGAGAAATCCCAGCGCAGCAAAAAATCCAAGGAGCCAAAGCCAAAAGTCAAGAAGCTGAAATATCACCAGTATATCCCACCGGACCAAAAGCAAGACAAAGGAGCTCCTCCCATGGATTCCTCTTATGCCAAAAtcttgcagcaacagcagctcttCTTGCAGCTCCAGATTCTgaatcagcaacagcagcagcactacaATTATCAGACCATCCTGCCAGCTCCACCAAA GCCTCCAGGAGAGCAGCAGAGTAGCAGTGCCGCCCCATCTATGCGTAGTCTCTCTACTGCTGCGGGCAGCACCTCTTCTGTGTCTTCCATTTCTAATGGGTTGATGCGACAAAACAGCAATGCCCCAGTGAGCAAGCCAGGAGCACTTCCTGCTAACCTGGATGATATGAAG GTGGCAGAGTTGAAGCAAGAGTTGAAGTTGAGGGCCCTTCCTGTATCGGGTACCAAGACGGATTTAATTGAGCGCCTAAAGGCTTACCAGGAACATAATGGTACAGCAGGTCGAACAGCCACTGCTCCAAAGTCCAACACAGCAATTCTCCCAAAGGCTGCTGAAGTGGTGGTAGCCTTCCCTGCCACAAGGTTGGGTGCAGGGCCTGCGTTGGTCAGTACTGGCCTTGCTTCAGCAGAGGTGGTTGTGGCCACAGTCACTGGCAGTGGCTTGATGAAGTTTGGGAGCACAGGCTCAACTCCTCCTGTCTCGCCTACCCCTTCTGAACGCTCACTGATGAGTGCTGGGGATGAAAATTCAACCAGTGGAGATGCTTTTGGGGAGATGGTGACCTCTCCCCTGACTCAGCTCAGTCTGCAAACATCACCAGTGCAATTTTTGGTGAAGGAAGAAAGTTCCAAAGCCACCGCCTGTAGCCCAAATCCTGTGTTGAGAGCAGAGTCCTGCATCAGCAACAGGCAAGATATGGAGGTCAAGGATAAAGATCAGATGTTGCAGGAGAAAGACAAGCAGATTGAGGAACTCACACGCATGTTGAAACAGAAGCAACAGCTGGTGGAGCTGCTGAAGCTGCAGTTGCAACAAGAAAAACGATCTCGGCAGCCATTGTCAGCCATGGCTGCTGGTGAAGagggcacagctccagtccctgaGCCACCAAATACTGGCACTCAAGTTAAGAGTGAAAAGGGCTTTTTGAGTTGCCAATCTACAGGGCAGCGCAACTGCCAAACTGACCAATTAAAACCATCAGAGACCACTAGCCAAATGGACACCTCAGATTCAAGCTCAGTGCCAAAGAATGCCGTGATGGTGAAGCAGGAGGTGCCAACAGCTGAAACTGAGCCGTCATGCCAGACCTCACGTTTTTTTCTTGGTCATCAGGGTGGAGGCTTCAGTGACCTCATCAAAGGAGTCCCTCCCCCAACCCTCATCACAGATTCCGCTGGCACTCACATTGTCCTCACTGTGACCAATCAGAATGcggagaggcagagcctctccccTCCGGAGAAAGTGGGGAGTGGTTCCTTGCTGTTGAAG aGAGTATCCTCACCACCTACGAAAGCATCCATCCAGCAACCTGTAGGCAGCTCCCAGTCTTCTCTGCAGCAGCCACCAGGCGAGCCTATCAAGAAG GGTCAGAAACCAAGTCTGCAGGTGGCCACTGGGCAGCTGCCCCAAACAGTCTTGTCTTTCTCTGCACCTCCTAACCTGCAGCCTTTCTTCCTGAATGGCTTCCACAAAGGATCCCTGAAATCCAGCATTCCTGGCAAAACTGGCCCTCCTAATGTGCCGAAAAAG CTTCTGTCTCAACCAGGCTCTCCAGCTCCTCCATCACTATCCCAAATGGATCTGGAACAGCAGAATCCTTCCTGCTATGGTACTCCATCACCACTGTCTCTCCCTGCCTCTTCAGTATTGATGAAAGAACCCCCAGGTTATGAAGAGGCTGTGAAGCAGCAACCAAAATCCTCTGAG GAGAATGGCTGCTCAAGTCAACAGATGGATGACCTATTTGACATTTTAATTGAGCATGGAG AGATTTCAGGGCAATTTAAGGAGCAGTCCTCCCCAGCAAGGAAAGACACGACTTCTTCTCCCAGGTGCCTTTCTCCGTCCAACAGCCACCATTCGTCAGAGCTTCCCCCGCAGGTGTCTCTGGGCCACAGTAGCTCAGTGAATCCCATCCCACCGGGAAGGCTGGAAGACTTCTTGGAGAGCAGCACTGGCCTCCCCTTGCTGACAGCTGGCCCTGAGGGACCTGAGCCTCTGTCCCTTATTGACCTCTACAGTGAGATGCTAAGCAGTTCAGCTATCCTGGACCACCCATCTTCGCCTATGGACACGTCAGAATTGCACTTTGCCCCTGAGCCTAGTGGGGGACCAAGTCTGGACCTGTTGTTGGCAGAAGCTAACCTGGACAGCATGGATTGGTTGGAGCTGTCAGGAGGGCCAGTGATGAGCCTCACCCCTCTCAGTACTGCAACGCCTAGCCTCTTTTCAACAGACTTCCTTGATGGGCATGatctgcagctgcactgggactCTTGCTTATAG